Part of the Nicotiana sylvestris chromosome 2, ASM39365v2, whole genome shotgun sequence genome, taaaGGGCATTCTTTTGTCATCCATTCTACTATCGCCGGAACACaacctctgaaattctcatgatgccgactattatcatatCATTTAGTCCCTAGTtcacgtttagtttatcttgtttaccagcccatactgatttctactaCTCTGGGGGTATATCTTTTCCTGCTGGTAATCgtgttagagttgcgaacttatttctcaaaaaaaagatatgactttatggcctatactcctttgttgtttcaaggcctgtcacctctcatctttttccttcacttaactatagactctataattctgtcattttcatcatcatttttttccaccgttgtcatccatgtggacatcttactcataattcttcattaactctattcttattttcctactaacatttatgtctatcactttattctgaaaacatcaacaagacattcttttgcttttagctccccttgcttcatctcactggctcttcgggatgcctaaaattctctctcctagggacacgagccatgctaaagtaatatttatcccttcaaggcttccagtggctatctttatagtactcatatctaactgtactattttagagtgcgccatctgggtatctcacaaggagatttattagcacatttgcattaTCCTTCAGaaattgtcaactaacacaaacaatcaatTCATCATTATGGGTTATCGTAACCCGAACCGGATCCTGATATCTCGTCCTTTTCTTAATCTACACATGTTAGCCCCCAATAGGCTATAACTGATATGGGTATggtcaattatacatacctctgttactgttgagggtaacttacaatgcttatatttttctgccggagatgaaaataccgataatctttattaactaggtGCCTTGTACCCTTCCCATCTTACTCTTTTTACTTGTTGAAGCTTGTATCTATCTTTTGAATCTTTCATTGCCTttaggggtggatagatattctttgccttaaggctccttatcgagAAGCTTACACTTCTTAGTACACATATGATCTACTGAAGAACTTATATTTACCCATCATATGCATCATGCAAAATTGagctcctctaactcaactctttcacagccACATATAATCTTTTACAAACCATCTTTTtaaatgtaggtatcgttgtattatgactaaagtcAAATTTAGGAGCTTGAATTCTTACAacagagctctaccacacgatctagaataagaagaaagagtaacaGTCCTAAATtacctgtagcctcctgcttataagtttggtgcactacacacccataaacaagactctactagacacggcttgtagaatccctaggacagaactgctctgataccacttttgtcacgacccgaatcagagggtcgcgacgggcacccggtgctttactcacccgagtaccaacgtaacaaatctttcttatcatactatcatgagcaaatgagccagaaaaccggtcatgagataacaagaataaaacataagggaatactcaacatatgaagacccaaaatgatatacaaacttatatatgtgacatacgggcctataaggccgacatgaccatttgtaaactcaaaacataggtcgacaaggccatacaagtgtccctacacctgacatctgtctacaagcctctaatagtacataaaatcataaagatcgggacagggccccgccataccaatcaatacatatctaAAGCATAatgaccaactaggcaactctggagcaagtagagtgcaccaacaccttcgctgagctgatagcctactagaaggactatcaacctatcaatcgggaactgcgggcatgacacgcagcatccccaagcaaaagggatgtcatTACGAATAAAGtacagagtatgtaaggcaggaaagcataaacaagaacagtaatgtaaagagaaatagaggagatacaacctgtaacatctaagTGCCTCTGGGGTCTActcacatgaaatgcataatacatatatatacatgaactttttaaaaacattcgcctttgtgggcatcatcatcatcatatcgtacccggcctcaaagaggactcagtaaaaacgtacccggctatcataaggctcggtagaatcgtacccggccacgtagagctcggtaaacccaactgatcagtggttgcacaataggtgccatacccggccaactatagcgcgactcggtagagtaaaatagatacatatatataatgcatgctcgactcatggaatcacgttctaaccctttcggagtgatgtaaggtcattgcaccttcgattaacattatggacatccctaccatcaatatgaaccttagtgggatttaaggatcatacacacttgtttagaataactttatatggaaagaacaacatggacaaccttagtttctaggagtagatccgttaagaattagcgtaccgtttatgttcatgtcactttagatcatgccaaaagaaagaagtaagtgccttaacataccttgtatattcttcccaactTCAAGTtatgcaatttcacggctccttagtctacaataagagaaatgacactctcgttatcgtttaagcgtcgtaactattatgtatcgaccacaacctattttacaatgaaatggacagaacctcccctatatatatgacttcacactagtcaaaacaatcaaaaacaacccaacatacccctatcacttcatacacaacacgacaaccataatagtgtcaaccaacccgaaaatgttacgactaACGACCAACAAAaaaccttgccattatgtggtgtttctccacaaccttcctcttctcaactccataaaaatagtagtaaaagagacaacccaataccaactcgaaacagcccaaaaatattctcacaagttcatcaactcaaaaataatttttcagtttacttaaacacgtttcgacttgtcttttctttcaaattgggaaatacaaccaaaagtacatcattatacctcttatccaataaaccagccatgaattcaacttaaaaataagtttacaaccagccaaccattacacaagaacaaacaacataccattctttcgaaactagctaggtctattctttacgatcgagttacaactcgcaaacgcatagataatggaaggagaagcataaactaccttgtactgagtataacccacgaaacctggtcctttttcatcaaaaataagttcctcaacacggctacaagaaggagaaagagaaactagcaagctgtccggacttttcagcactagaatcgcgtcgtaacacccggaataccctagggtttgtgtgggattttggggaggagttgtaggggttcaattaggttttcttggtctgaaagataggtgaaataactgagtttataatcccttaaaagtcccctcttgaccgacttagttgaggcctctctttttggcaagtaggtgatgcacctacttgtcacctactagctgcgcggtctcgcgaaaatgcgaatatctctatactctgagatcgtattgataaacggtttaattagttaaaaactagactcatagatattcaatttcatatgtagatcatcccttgattcaaagtatgttgggagaaaagctcagctacatttaacctaagtttcaactcatttttgaatgtaacttgtgatgaccttttccaacttttgttccacaacttgcttgacttaaaaacataacacacgactatcatacgactaaactaactcataacataacctcatcatcatattaatcacccttgtctcaccccaaaagtataggttataacattccaaacttgtcgacattcgacgaaacttattttctttaattcatttagcgcctaagctttccaacccttttggtactcgttattcatgatcataaagatttgtaacctccattataaaaggattaacttactttacgtactttcaaagttgatctcatttctgagcttacatcaattgacttacggatactctaacatacgaaaacatagggtgtaacaatATACTTAGCAATATATATTCAATGTATTAtagaatgtattcatatgttttttaattaatataatttatgtattcagatgtgtgtgtgtgtgtgtgtgtgtgtgtatatatatatatatatatatatatgtattcatgTATTTTTACACTATAGATGACTTGCTAAACTTCATGTATTCAATGCATTTTTATGTATTTAAATGTATTCAATGCAATTATATAATTTCAATatataaatctatttttaaagataccaccaaaaaatattttagtaaagATATCACTATAAAAAGAAAGAATGGATTGAATCTTTAAAGATTGCTCtgtttttggggtgtttttcggttgagaatcttttctGCAACTGGAAATATAAAATTTgcgtgttataattgagtttgttgagctatattaggagtctatcacgttaattgattcacttatcGTATTTAAACAGCTGATTACCCTTTTTTCGCAGTTAATGTATTCACGAATACAGCTCgcgaatacatatgaatacagtTTATGTTTAGCTAGACTTTCTTATTTTCCGCCAAGTTTTGCTACTCTATTTATAAATACAGCAACTTGAATACATCGAATACATTCTATAGCAAGTGAAAATATAGCTATAGAAAGTAATTAAGTAAATGATAGCTATAACAAATTAATAACCACTAaactaatttttgaaaattcCTCGTTATTTTTCCTAACTTTAGCTTTTGTCTAAATGGGCCGTAAGTCCCAGTAGCCCAAAAAAGGTCATGCGGGAACACTAAACGTTGGGCTTTGGAAGATCTTTATCCACGAAAGAAACAAACCAAACTCCCGCCAAAACTAGAAACCGGCTATAGCCTGTAACCCCAAGAACAACCGGTCACTCGTATAAATATCCAGCCATCAAATACACCACCAGAGGCATTTCCTCCGTGCACTTCCCAGTTCCCACCCCCTCTCACATGACTGAGCTGCTTCTTCTCTCTTTTGCCTTTGCCTCTAATTGTTCCTTCTCTCGCAATTCTCCGAATAGTTTCTCGTATATTTCATGAAACTTCCAGAATCTCTCACTTCCTCTTATCTGAATCTCACGACGAAGAGCCTCTCGAATTAGAGCTTTAATCAGTTTGAATGCAATGAGTGCTGTGAACATCACGAATGTCGCCGTGTTAGACAATCCGGCGTCGTTTCTTGCGCCTTTCCAGTTTGAAATCTCTTACGAGTGCGTCGCTCCCCTCAAAGACGGTGATTTCTCTTTCTTACTTACTTTTTTCTGTTGAATATTTTCGTAATTCATATGTACTACTatgattttcttgtttttttcttgATTGTATTACTTAGAGATTTCTTTAATCAGAATTTGACCTAGATTTCGTTTAAAGTGTTTTCAACTCGTTGATAATCGTTCTCATCAATTGTTTGCAATCTATTGGATTTTCTTTCATACATTCATTTGTGATATGATTTAGGAGTAATTGTTTTTGCTTCTTTGTATCATCTAGAAGACCTAGTTAGTTCTTTTAAATCACAAAGTTGATTTTCAAGTTGTGCAGTATTTTCAACTCGTTGATATTTGATGAAAAAATCAAATTGTTCATAACCTCTTTGATTTCTTCATATATTCCTTTGTACTATGATAATTTGCTTTCGCTTCATTGTATAGTCTCCCTGACCTAGTTAGGATTTTTATACTCAAAAGAGACTGTAAATTTGTATAGTACAATTTGTTAGATTTTTTTCATATGCTATTTGTTTGCGCTATGATTTTATTGCTTTTGCTTCATTGTACCGACGACTCCTAAATCCagttaatatttttatttattaagaaaTTTGGCTTTTACAATGTTGTCAGCCTCGTTGATAATTTTTGCAAAATAGATTGTTTTCTGGTAAGATAACAGATTCTTTGATTAATTAATAAATCAGAGCACTTTACATTTGCATGTACTCCATGATGTCAAAGCTCGATATTGAATGGTTATCATGCTTAGTCTTGCCCTAGGTTTCTTAAGTTAACGGGAAAGTTGTAAGAATTCCTTATATATATATTGCCGAGATAATGTTGAGTGGAAACATGCCAGGCAAATATTTTAGTGCTGAGTGGCATTTCGGTTTAACAGTCCTCCCGTAATAGAAAACATAACGGCTGTGTCAATTTGGTTGATTCGCTTGAAATAAAGttcttaattttgatttttatggTTCGTCTCATTTTATCGATTGGTTAGTCACGTATGATGCTGGAATTTATAGCGCGTGAAAAGAACTGTACAATTTCATTAATGTCACAATTAAATTTGGATGGATATTGTCTGAATATTCGGCTCATAAAATGTGTGGAATACATGACACAATTCATGCCAGGATCAGTAACAAATCAAGAGTCTCCAAGGAAACATACTATAACTTTTGTGAAAGAAATGTGGAATGAATGTAATATTTATTTAGGTTGTTAGCTAGTTCTGATCCTCTTGCTACCAATTTTCTCCACCAATGATGTATATTTATGCTGGGCTTGTCGGTTTGCTCGCCACATCGAAGTAGCCGTGGAGGAGGAAGCCTTCACGCTATGGATTTCTGGAACGTCATGGACACATGGTTTCACAGATCATACTAGGCTAGGCATTAAATCATTTCCAGAATAGACATGAAGTATCTGATAGGATTTCTGCAGTATGTTCACTCTTCCATTTCTCTTGGACCATAATCATAACTCCTTACTTTCTCTTCATCCTTATAGTGGCTGTATAAAGCAGATAAGTAAGCCAACTAATTGGCAGTTTCTTGGTACAATTCGATTAGCAAGGTAATGTAATGTATCATATCGTCTTTATTTTGACTTCGGAAGAATATACCTCTGGCTGTGCTGCATTGTATTTCATTTTCAGTTACTCCCTGTTGCTAGTTTGTTGATCCAATTAAAGCCATTTGCATGAAATACCAATAGCATCAAAGTATTTAGGTATGTCCTTGTCAATTTTCTTGTAGTTGGTTTAAGGTAAGGGAAGTGGTGTCAGCGTTGTTAGTTTCAGCAGTAGCCTGAATAAAGTCCAACTCTGTAGTTCAAATTTGCACGTTATGAAtgttacacacacacacaccaaaaaaaaaaaaaatcacacacacacacactctctttctctctctctctctctcttctaatATCACAATTTTTCATGATTAGCAGAGAGATGTTACAATTCTAATATCCCTGCAGAAATTCCATACTATAATGTTTAGTACTGTGCTACATCTGTTATTACATTAACTTCCAATATCCTCTTCCATGTCTGTAGGCTAATGCATAGGATTAATGAACTTGTCTCTGTATTATCTTCTTAGTTATCTGTCTTAACTTTTAAGGACCCTTTAGGTAGTTGACTTTGGAAGGCAACGTACATAATAGTTTAGCAATTTCTAGGGAACCTTCTACTCTTCTGAAGTGCTTCCTTATTGTATGTTTTCTGGGGTTTGAGGCTTTGTCAATCTGTAGTTATATTATTTGGCAGTATAAATCTGTTGTTTCCTGTAGTTATTTCTGGACTCTTTAGATAATTGACTTTGAAGGGAACCTTCTATTCTACTTGAAGTGCTTCCTGATTGTAAATTTTCTGGGGGCTTGAGGTTTTGTCAATCAATTGTTGTATTATTTGACAATGTAAATACCTCTATGAGTTTTGAGAAGTAACAGGGAATAGATccaaaaaagggcagcccggtgcactaagcctCCGCTATGAACGGGGTCCGGGGaaaggccggaccacaagggaATAGATCATAATTCCATTTTTTTCTTTGAGGACTCTTTTATTTATGACATAGACATACCAAAGATTGGTTTGGAGGAGGGAACGGAGCCTACTGCCTTCTGTTATGGGGCTTTTATTTTAGATATACCTTTGCATTTCAGATTGCTTCTTTCATGCGGTATGGCACAAAATGGCTTCTGCTTGGTCCAATAAGCAGCCAATGAATTTGAGGCCTTGATGGTAGATCGTGTAATCCTTAACGACCAGTTGCTAATTGCCTCTTTTAACTTGTAATAGTAGTGTTTtattgttcattttctttttaggAATTGAAATACTAGAGAATCATCTCTGGACTGCCTATCCATTCTCATTAAAGATATATAGGTTCGTCCTTTGACAAGCACATAGAACTGCTCCCACCAAATTGATTTTTTTCTTGTTGGTATTGTCGTAGACCGTTCTAAAAATTAAAGCAACTAAGCATGTTAACAGCTTAATTTAGTTTCTATTCGACTTATTTTGCATGCAGACTTGGAATGGAAACTCATCTATGTTGGATCTGCCGAGGATGAGACATATGACCAACAACTAGAAAGTGTGCTTGTTGGCCCCGTCAATGTTGGAAATTACCGCTTCGTATTGCAGGTATTACCTCCTGCTTTGACAAGCAAGTTGTTTTTTACTGGGTTTAGCCTTTGTGCTGATCAAATTTGTGTAATGTTTTCCACTGCTAAATACTAGGCGGACCCTCCAGATCCTTCCAGAATTCGTGAAGAGGATATAATTGGTGTCACTGTGCTCTTATTGACCTGTTCCTATTTGGGTCAAGAATTTGTACGAATTGGCTACTATGTGAACAATGATTATGATGATGagaagctgagagaagaacctcCCCAAAAGGTTTTAATTGACAAGATTCAAAGAAACATACTATCAGACAAACCTAGAGTAACAAAGTTCCCTATCAATTTTCACCCTGAAAATAGTGAAAGCGGGGAGCAAGCCCCTCCAACAGATCACGTGGCTGAAGCAGCTGGGAATGAAGATCAACTACCTTCACCTAAGAATGGATCAGATGAGGCTGGAGCTTAACTGGAAGGATGATACAACTTTTAGCCTAACTCCTAACGTTTTTGGTTTGAAATCATCTCgtcctagatccttatggatgaTGTCTGATCTGAGCATTAAACTCTTTGCTGGTATCATCTTCGTCTATCGCAATAGAGTTCTGGTGAAAGTGTGTATGCACTCGAATTGCATTTTGTGGCTGTTAACCTTGGTTGTTTGTCTTTCTGTATGCATTCAGGAATGGGGTCGAAAACTCTGCTTATATTAGACGCCACTTTTAGCTTTACGGTCTACTCCAAAAAATGCGAGTTCGGAAGACACTGTTGTAAGCATGTAGTTCTGATAACCTTGATTTTAGTTTTGTATCTACGTAAGCCAATGTCAAATTACAATCAGTGAGTTCATAAATGCAAGAAATTATGCATAATCACATTTTTGGCTGGCAGCCAGTGAATCACAGTTCTTAGATTGGGCAATTTCACTATGACGACGAACTACACCATTTATGGTGCCGTTACATTATTTTTCTGCTGTATGCTAGTTACTGATACAAATCGGAAACAAGATATTGCAGTACCTGACTTAAGCCACCACTTTGCAAATACTCTGGCTCTTACAAGGCTTTAAAAGCAATGAAAGAGGTAGTCTAGTAGAAGTGTAGAACTCATATTCGATAAGGAAATCTCATGCGATACCCCCAACCGGAAAGggaaaaaaaacacacacacatacacagcaAGCATACCTTCAAGGGTAAACAGTTGAAAGATTTGTGTTTTATCTTTGAAGAAATAACTAGTGGCGCAGCCGCATCCATAAAAGGTGAAGAGGGGTATCCGTCAATGTAGCCATAACATAATAGAAATATAAATTGGAAAACAATTTCATTTTATGAAACAGATTTGCCAAAACGGTCTGAAATGCAAGGCATTTCTTTGTCATACATTTACTAGAATGTAAGCTTCAGATCCAACATCCCCGTACAAAATTGCTCTCTGCTCAAAAGTTGAAAAGAAATGTAATATTTTGGGTCACACCAATGAGCAATCACAACTAATTCATCCTATCAGACGTATTGATTCTTCATGCTCGTGTGCTCGTTTCCATTGCTCCTTAACTTCTTGTCGCATGGATTCTAGCTTAATGCATAAATAGCAAGATGCCAAGATCTCACCACATTCTTCACTTGTTTTTCTGCCTCTTCTTGGACTGGTTCTTTCTAGAATCTATAGCATTATCCATGGGCAAAAAGTTTTCCTCATTCTGCAGTTGAATTTGAAAATTCATCTTTTAGACTAACAATATATTTTCAAACGAGTAACAAGGGCTATCAGGACACAGATCTTAGCATGTACCTTATTAAACTTCTTCCCCTTGTGCTGCCTCTTCAATCCTttgcttttcttctttgattctgaagGGTTCTGTTATGATTCATATGATAATGATGGTAAGCAACTTATGAAAACATGAGGCTTCACTTGGTCAAAAAATTCATCGTGCAGTAAAATGCAAATGAACAAACCTGCCCTCTGATTGGGCTATCCTCTTCAGGATGAATTTCTCCCTCGATTCTTCCATCCTCGGTAAGCATAAGCTTAAGCTTCCCTTCTTTCAACAGCTTTTCAGAGCGGGCATGCCTCTGTAAGAATCATGAATACTTTGTGTTAGATCAGTCACTGCAGGTCTCAATCGTGTATGTATGTTAACGTGTAGCTTAAGATTCTTTAACATGGAAAAAGTAAAATTGCAGGTAGTAGTCCCTGCACTGGTCAGTGGCAACTGGACATGTTAGCACCGCATGATTTAAATGGAATAGGATCTGAAGAAGTGACTTAGTTACAGTTGGAAAATGAAAAGACTGATAATGAAGGCTTAAGTCAGTTGGAAAATGAAAAGACTGATAATGAAGGCTTACTTTCGATTTGAGATGAGCATTTAGAGTCTGCACTGTCAAGCAGACGATTCTAGGACATATCCTGCACTTAAAAACTGATTTACATTTCAAGACATAGTCTAAAGCATCACGTGGAATATCATCCTCTTCGGGCATAGAATTTTTCCGTGCATTATCTAAATCTGCAATGCCCTTCTCAAGCAAATGAGTTTCACCAG contains:
- the LOC104217301 gene encoding nucleolin 2 isoform X3: MIKRRFYKLEHGDRDAPSESSSSSDDSELEAAATEDEEEYEYEEEDDNDTKEEEDDVARLTGGNESSSAGYESEGSSANEVNPDSSGLQSSDEDVTTLKDTKISGETHLLEKGIADLDNARKNSMPEEDDIPRDALDYVLKCKSVFKCRICPRIVCLTVQTLNAHLKSKRHARSEKLLKEGKLKLMLTEDGRIEGEIHPEEDSPIRGQNPSESKKKSKGLKRQHKGKKFNKNEENFLPMDNAIDSRKNQSKKRQKNK
- the LOC104217300 gene encoding histone chaperone ASF1B-like, encoding MSAVNITNVAVLDNPASFLAPFQFEISYECVAPLKDDLEWKLIYVGSAEDETYDQQLESVLVGPVNVGNYRFVLQADPPDPSRIREEDIIGVTVLLLTCSYLGQEFVRIGYYVNNDYDDEKLREEPPQKVLIDKIQRNILSDKPRVTKFPINFHPENSESGEQAPPTDHVAEAAGNEDQLPSPKNGSDEAGA
- the LOC104217301 gene encoding uncharacterized protein isoform X1; its protein translation is MIKRRFYKLEHGDRDAPSESSSSSDDSELEAAATEDEEEYEYEEEDDNDTKEEEDDVARLTGGNESSSAGYESEGSSANEVNPDSSVGLQSSDEDVTTLKDTKISGETHLLEKGIADLDNARKNSMPEEDDIPRDALDYVLKCKSVFKCRICPRIVCLTVQTLNAHLKSKRHARSEKLLKEGKLKLMLTEDGRIEGEIHPEEDSPIRGQNPSESKKKSKGLKRQHKGKKFNKNEENFLPMDNAIDSRKNQSKKRQKNK
- the LOC104217301 gene encoding uncharacterized protein isoform X4; the encoded protein is MIKRRFYKLEHGDRDAPSESSSSSDDSELEAAATEDEEEYEYEEEDDNDTKEEEDDVARLTGGNESSSGYESEGSSANEVNPDSSGLQSSDEDVTTLKDTKISGETHLLEKGIADLDNARKNSMPEEDDIPRDALDYVLKCKSVFKCRICPRIVCLTVQTLNAHLKSKRHARSEKLLKEGKLKLMLTEDGRIEGEIHPEEDSPIRGQNPSESKKKSKGLKRQHKGKKFNKNEENFLPMDNAIDSRKNQSKKRQKNK
- the LOC104217301 gene encoding uncharacterized protein isoform X2, with the protein product MIKRRFYKLEHGDRDAPSESSSSSDDSELEAAATEDEEEYEYEEEDDNDTKEEEDDVARLTGGNESSSGYESEGSSANEVNPDSSVGLQSSDEDVTTLKDTKISGETHLLEKGIADLDNARKNSMPEEDDIPRDALDYVLKCKSVFKCRICPRIVCLTVQTLNAHLKSKRHARSEKLLKEGKLKLMLTEDGRIEGEIHPEEDSPIRGQNPSESKKKSKGLKRQHKGKKFNKNEENFLPMDNAIDSRKNQSKKRQKNK